Sequence from the Candidatus Schekmanbacteria bacterium RIFCSPLOWO2_02_FULL_38_14 genome:
TAATAAAACTTTATCCATACCAAAGAGCAGCTGGAGTTCAAAGTACTCAACTAAGCTGACAAAAGGAATGTTGAAGAAGGTTAAGAAACTGGGCAAAAAAAATGGAAGTATTTACTGGAGAGCCATTGGTAAGGATAGCAAAGGCAAGTCATTTACCAGCGCAGCTTCAAGCCTTGTTGTAGAATAATATAAGTCTTTCAAATCTCCCCCCCCATTTTTTTGTAAAGGGGAATGGGGGGTTAAATTGGATGTAATGAATATCTGTAGAAACAGACCTTCATATCTGTTATTAACTTTAACAAAAAAACAACCTGAATTCCCCGTGCGGAAAAATATTAAACCATTCAGGTGTAAATTTCCAAAAGTTTTTTTTTCTATTCTCCTAATATCTTTCATCTCTCTAACTTTCCTTGCTATTCCTGATCTGAAAGGTGAAGAGAAATCAAGTTATATAAAAATTTTAAAAGAAGATGAAAATGGAATAGTTCTTGAGCTAAAAACCTCTCATTTTGATACAGGGAAAGAATTTCATAATAACACTTCTTATAAATCAATTGAAATTCCAGGGCTTGAGATTACAAGAGAAAAGGGCAAGCCTCAAATTCCTTTTAAAAGCATATTGATAGGGATTCCTCCTCAAAAAAGAATTAAGATTAGTATTTTAAATACAAAAAGTTCAATATTTAAAGGATATAACCTTTATCCATCTCCAAGGATATTTGTTAAAAAAGAGGAAAAGATAAAATATCTTGGCAAAGAATTTTCAATTGATAAGTCATTCTATCTAAGAAACTCCTTCTATCCTGCAAAATTGGCTGAAATAACCTTTACAGGCTATATGCGTGAGCAGGAACTTGCTCAGATAAAGATATACCCAATTCAGTGCAATCCTGCATCAAAGGAAATGAAGTTTCATGAAAGTATAAGGCTTGAGATAGTTTTTATTCCTGAGAACGGAACGGTAAAAAACTTCAAGAAAGGGATAAAAGGAAATGGACCTTATGAGGAGATGTTAAAAAGCCTTTTAATAAACTATAGAAGTCTGGGGTATGAGAAAAAGAAACCAGTTAATTTTAATAAAAATCTTTACAGAGGTAAAAACAAAAGTTTGTCCGGCGCAGGGGAAGAATTAGTAAAGGTTTATATAGAAGAAGATGGAATTTATAGAATAGATTTTTCTGAGATTGAGAATCTCGGAATAAACATATCACAAATCCCTCCTGAAAATATAAAGATGAAAACTGGCGGCAAGGAAATACCATTATATGTTTTTGATAACTATATCCTGTTCTATGGCAGGGGAAACAGGAGTGAATACACAAAGGCAAATGTTTACTGGTTATCATTTGGAGAAGGAAATGGTCTTCGAATGTCAACAACAGATGGGACTCCTTCCACGTCTTCTGCCCCAGAACCTTATTTTAAGGAAACTGCTCATTTTGAAGAGAATGGTGAATATTGGCAAAATAAACCTATCTCCATAGATAATGACCACTGGTTATGGGCAAAGATACAAGCTCAGAATTCAAAGGAATTTTCATTCCAGTTGAATAATCTTGCAGATGCAGGAGATGATATACTTTTAAGATTTGGCCTTGAAGGAGCAACAGAAAATATTGAAATGGATGACCCTGATCACCATGTAAGGGTTTATCTGAATGAAAATTTAATAGATGATGGCTTGTGGAAGGGGCAGACCCGATACCTTAAAGAGGTACTTATTTCCCAATCCCTTTTCCGCGATGGAGCAAATGTTTTGAAAATTGAAGCGCCCGGAGACACAGGTTCAAATGTGGATAGCTTTTATCTTAACTGGTTTGAGGTAGAGTTTTTAAAAAAAATTATTGCAGAAAATGACTTCCTGATGTTTTCATACGAGGGCACAGGTCAGAAGACTTTTGAAATAACAAATTTTTCAGGCAGTGACATTGAAGTCTATGATATAACACAGGAGGATAATCCTTTAAGAGTTCTAAATTCTTCTGTTGAATCATCAGGAAATTATTATAAAGTAAAATTTAATGACAATATTGAAAATAATAAAAAATATATTGCATTAACCACTTCAAAAATAAAAAAGCCTTCTGCTTCTGATATTAAACTTGTCACCTTTAAGGACCTTAAATCTTCTATAACAGGCGCTGATTATATTATAATAACTCATGAGGATTTCTATCAGAGTGTTATGCCTCTTTCTGATTACAGGAAGAGCAAGGGTTTGAGGGTAGAAGTTGTAAAGATAGAGGATATATACGACAACTTTAGCTATGGCATTTTTGACCCAACAGCAATAAAAGAATTTTTGAAATTCGCTTATAAAAACTGGACATTGCCAAGACCGACTTATGTCTTATTAGTTGGAGACGCTAATTTTGATTATAAAGGGAACCTTGTTCAGTATAAAGGTAACCTTTACGCCCACACGATAAACTATGTGCCAACTTATATGCTCGACACCAATATTTTTGGCCAGACGCCGTCTGATAACTGGTTTGTATGCGTAAATGGAGATGATTATCTGCCTGATATGTTTATAGGAAGAATACCTGTAAAAAGCAAAGAAGATGCAGATGCAGTTATCAATAAGATAATCTCTTATAGCGAAAATGAATTTAGCTGGAAGAAAAATGTGCTTCTTGTAGCTGATAATGACCTGAGTATCTTTGAAAGCCTTTCTGATGAGCTTGCAACTCAATTGGAATCTGCTAACTTTATAAGCAGGGAGGTATATCTTAAGAATTATCCAATACCAGCAAATGCTACAAGTGATATTATTAATTATATAAATGATGGAGCTCTGCTCACAAATTATTCAGGGCATGGGTCTTTGACAAAATGGGCTACAGAGGTTATATTCAAGCCCTCTGATATCGGTTCACTTACCAACAAAGAGAAACTTACCTTTGTGGTTACTCTTAATTGTTTGAATGCATATTTTGCTCTTCCTTCTACTAAGTCTTCCCAGAACTTTTCCTTAGGTGAGGATTTCTTAAGGGCTAAAGACAAAGGCGCCATTGCATTTTACGGACCTACAGGCATTGGATACCCTGAAGAACATAGCATTTTGGCTAAAGAACTTTTCTCAACTATTTTTGAAAAGAAGAGAAGTAATTTAGGATATGCGACCACACAGGCTAAAATCTCAGCCTTTGGGAAAGGAGTATCACAGGATATTGTGGCGACTTTTACACTTTTAGGTGATCCGGGTTTAAGGCTTTTACCTAACACTGATACAACTCCGCCTGTTGCCACAGCATCACCTTCTGGCGGAACATATTCAATTTCTCAATTAGTTACTCTTAGTGCTGATGAACCCTCAACTATTTATTATACTCTTGATGGTTTAGAGCCAACTATTGCATCAAGTGTTTACACAGAACCTATATCAATAGATTCTGACACAACCCTTAACTTTTTTGCTGTTGATGAGGAAGGCAATGTTGAAGTGGTAAAGACAGAGAATTATGTAATAGACATAACTGCTCCTGATATAATCCCCCCTGTTACCACTGCTTCTCCTGTGGGAGGTACATATACTACAAGCCAGACTGTTATTCTTACGACAAACGAGTCTGCAACTATTTATTATACCCTTAATGGTTTAGAGCCAACTATTGCATCAAGTGTTTACACAGAACCTATAATAATAAGCTCTGATACTACTTTGAAGTTTTTTGCTGTTGATACGGCTGGTAATGCCGGAGATATTAAAACAGAGAATTACATTATACGTAAGGCTTTGACAATACTTTCTGAAGTTTTGCCTGATGGAGAGGTCGGGAATCAGTATACCTTTACCTTTGAAGCTACTGGCGGGAAACCATCATATAAATGGTTAAAGGTTAGTGGCAGGCTTCCTCTGGGTTTGAAGCTTGATAAAAAAAGTGGTGGAATTTATGGTAGACCCAAAAAAGCTGGAAAATTTTCCTTTAAAATACAGGTAAAAGACTCAGGAAAACCCCAAAGGAGAGCTTCTAAGAAATATAGTATAACTATAAAAAAGATGGCCTTCTTGCTGCAAAGAATAAATTCATAAAAGATATGATAGAGAAACGTCAGATTCCCATTGCAATTTTTTTCCCCTCCCTTTGATAAAAGTTTTTAATTGATATTTTCAAAATATATCCTATAGTGATGCTCTCAAGAAAATAAAATGATATCTTTGAAAAATCCAAATGAATGTCATAATGATATGACCTTACAAATCGGCGTAATAGGAGCATCCAGGTGTTCTGAAAAAGATTATCAGGTTGCTTATGAAGTAGGGAAGGGGATGGCAAAATAAGGAATAATCTTATTGTACGGAACACTTTCAGAGATAGCAATCGCTTTAAAAATAGGGGAAAAAGTTATCGGAATTGATACATGGAAGATATCAGAAGAAATTATTGAAGCAAAGGATGCTGAGGAAGCCATCAAAAAGGCTATATCAGGTTTACAATAAGAAAAGGTCTGCTTGGATGTCATTGCGAGGGAGCAAAGCGACCAAAGCAATCTAACCAAAAACTGATACCTATTAACTAATAACTGAAAATGAGATTGCTTCGCTAACGCTCGCAATGACAAAAGGTATAAAGTCACAGTTTTGTGAATGTGATAATAAGAGGAGTTTTGCCATCGAAGAATTTGTAACAAAAATTGAAAAGCTTATTTACGGTGGTTATGGACTTGGAAGGGTTTTTGATAAAGCTATCCTTGTTCCAAAGGTAATTCCTGAAGAAACAGTAAGGGTTAAGGTAATACAGGAAAAGTCAGGCTATTACATTGGAGAGGCAGTCGAAATCATTAAACCTTCAAAAGACCGCATAACTCCAAGATGTCCTTATTTTTATAATTGCGGCGGTTGCGATTACCAGCACATCAGATACCAGGCACAGTTAGGCTTCAAGGAACATATCTTAAATGAAACATTAAAGAGGGTAGGGGGATTTAAGGAATTCTCAGTTTATCCAATCATCCCCTCTCCTGAACCATTTTTCTACAGATTAAACGCCCAGCTTAAAATTTCAAAAACAAAAGAAGGAATTGAACTCGGTTTTTTTAAAAAAGACTCACACAAATTTATTCACATAAATGAATGCATAATATGCCGGCAGGAAATCAATGGGTTAATTAATGTATTCAGTCAAATTGATAAAGATAACTTGTTGAATAACCTGAACTATATTGAGATAATCATCAGCAACTCAACAAAAAAAATACTCCTTGCATCATCACTAAATAAAATCAATAAAAGCCATATGGAAAGGCTTTATAGCCACATTAAGGAACAAGAGAAAAACATTGATGGCTTTGTTATTAATTTGAAAAGGAAAAAAGTTTTCTCAGGAAAGCCATATCTTTTTGAAGAAATTGAAGATACAAAATACCGGGTTTCCTCAGATAGCTTTTTTCAGGTAAATTACTCTCTCCATGATACGTTAATAAAAGAAATTATCAAATTTGTAAATCCAAAGAAAAAGGATAATATTTTTGATATATATTGCGGAGTGGGTACATTCACAATCCCAATATCCAGAAAAGCAGATTCTGTGTTTGGGATTGAAGAATCTCCTTCTTCAATAAATGATGCAATTTTTAATAAAAAATCTAATAAAATCAAGAATTGCTATTTTTATAATGAAAAAGCTGAGGACGGGCTTTTAATACTCGAAAATGAGGGAATATCCTGTCATACTGCCCTGATTAATCCTCCAAGGGCAGGTTGCAGTGAAAAAATGAAAAAAACATTATCCTCAGCTAATCCACAAAAAATCATATATTTATCCTGCAACCCTTCAACACTTGCAAGAGACATTTCGTTCTTTTCAAAAAGAGGCTATAAATTAAGCTCTGTCCAGCCTTTTGATATGTTTCCTCAGACATACCATATAGAATCTCTCGTAAAATTGGAGAAAAATCCGCTCTAAAATTGGGATTGCTTCGTCTCTTTGCTCCTCGCAATGACATTCCCGGTTAACCTGATATGATTTGTCTATGTCTGATAAGATATATTATGTAAACTTTGCTGTTTTGTTGATAGATGGGGGTTTGATTCAAAATTTACATAATATTTAGGGTTATGCGTAGAAGACGAAGTCCCTACCATTATTGGGTAATGGCTTCATAAAGTGTAGCTATAAAAAATAACTATTTCACAGATTTTTAAATCCAAGACCAGCCTTTAGCATCTTTCTGCGGACAAAGGCAAGCTGTAACTGAAGAGGTATTTCCTGCGGACAGAAATCATCGCAAGCCATAAGCCCCACGCAACCAAATGTTCCTTCTTCATTTCCAATCACTTCAAAATACTGCTGAGGGCTTCTTTCGTCCCTTTGGTCCAAAATAAACCTTGCTACTCTGTTAATTGTTGCAGCGCCCTGAAATTCCGGATGGATATTTACAGTTTCACAGACTGCAATGCAGCAACCGCACTCTATGCACCTGTCTGCTTCATATATTTTCGAAGCCGAATCATTATCCATTCGCTCTTCTATATCAGGATTAAATTTTTTACTTGTATGAACCCATGACTCAGTCTTTTTGTTCATTTCCATGAAAAAAGTTCCTGTATCAACAGATAAATCTCCTATAAGTTTAAATGTAGGCAGTGGCATCAGAGTTATTTTCTTTTTTAAATCCTTTGTCATGGTTTTACATGCAAGTTTTATTTTACCGTTTACCATCATTCCGCAAGAACCGCAGATGCCTGCACGGCAGACAAAATCAAACTGTAGTGTTGCGTCCTGTTCCTCACGAATCTTGTTTAAAGCCATGTAGAGTGTCATATGAGGCATTTCTTGAAGCTCATAGTCCTGCATCTTCGGCTTATCCCCGGGTATATTTGGACTATATCTGAATATCGAAAAGCTCAATGTCCTGTCAGCCATTCTTGATCCTCCTAATCTACAATATTGGAAATTGTAAATTTAAAATTGTAAACGTAAAATGAAGAAATTTTTATATCTTGTTATATTTCTTTCGATTGCAATTCTCACAAAGTAATTGTAGATTCCTCTCTGTATTACTACCACCTTTTGAAATAGGAATAATGTGGTCAAACTCTAACTTTTCCTTAGACCCACACTCTACACATTTCCCCTCATCTCTTTTCCATACAGAATTCCTAATATCCTTAGGAATGGATTCTCTTGATTTATCATCAGTTAGCTCTATTTTTTCTGCTGGTTTTGCTGATTCTCCGTATCCGCGGTCACCAGGAGGTATTTCAGTTATTTTCACTGGTTCATATTTCAGAGTTGGGAGATCATCTCCATCTTTCCAGTAAGCAAGTGTTCTCTTAAGCCAGTTTGCATCATCTCTTTTTGGATAATCTTCCCTGAAATGGCTTCCTCTGCTTTCAGTTCTCTGAGATGCACCATAAGCGATGCAGAGAGCAAGTCTCAGCATTCCGGGCATTTTCATCGCTGTTCCGAGCTCAGGGTTTGTAGCTTTTCCGCTTGACTTAAGCCCTATTTTTAATGACCTTCTGTAAAGCTCCTGCAGGGAATTTACCGCTTCCTGCAGGTCTTTTCCGTTACGGAATATATAAACCTTATCCTGGAGTATTTTCTCCATTAAAGGTCTTAATGCATAGACATTCTCTTTCCCGTTTTTACCTGAAATAAGATTATTAATTTTTTCTTCCTGAAACTTGACATGGTCCCTGACAATTTTTTCATTATAAGAAAACTCAACTCCTGAAACAAACTCAGCAACTTTTTTACCTACAACCATGCCCATAACAATTGTCTCTGCAAGAGAGTTACCTCCAAGCCTGTTAAAGCCGTGCATATCCCAGCATCCTGCTTCACCTGCTGCATAAAGACCTTTTAATCCGTATGCAGCGCCATCAATATTTGTCCTTATACCTCCCATTGCATAGTGCTGTGTAGGCCTTACAGGAATGAGTCCCTCGGCAGGGTCTATGCCATTAAAATCCCTGCATATATTTGCTATCTCTCTTAAGTTTGTATAAATATGCTTTCTTCCAAGATGCCTGATGTCAAGCCAGAGGTGAGGACCATAGGGGCTGTCAACACCCTTTCCTATTCTTATATGATGCATCATCCTTCTTGAAACAACATCCCTTGAGGCAAGCTCTTTTTTATTTGGCTCATAATCTGGCATGAATCTGTGAAGGTCTTTATCAAGAAGGTAACCGCCGTCTCCCCTTGCACCTTCTGTTATTAAAATAAACGAAGGAATTATTGCAGTAGGATGGAACTGGACAGCTTCCATATTTCCCAGAGGTACAATTCCAGTATTTAAGGAAATAAACATCCCTGAACCTTCATTTATTACCGCATTTGTTGAAGCTCCGTAAATCCTTCCATGCCCACCGGTTGCAATAACTGTTGCCTTTGCAAGATATGTGCGAAGCTCGCCTGTACGCAGGCACCTTGCAACAATACCTATACACTTCTCTCCGTCCTGAATAAGAGAAATTACCTCAATCCTGTCGTGAACTGTAATTCCGTGCATTGCAACAACACTGTCAAGGGCATACTGGACTGCGTGCCCGGTAACATCTGATACATAGCAGGCTCTCCACTTTGCTGTCCCTCCAAAATCCCTTGCAGTTATCAAACCAACTTTATCCTCTGAATCCTCAACAACCCTTCCGTCAGTAAGTGTTTTCTTTCCTGGTGTAACCCTGTTCCACGGGCATCCCCAGTATGAAAGCTGCCTTACTGCAGCAGGTGCAAGATTAGCAAAAAGCCTTGCCACATCCTGTTCACATCCCCAGTCAGATCCTTTCACTGTGTCCTGAAAGTGGACATCAGAGTT
This genomic interval carries:
- the frdB gene encoding fumarate reductase (part of three member fumarate reductase enzyme complex FrdABC which catalyzes the reduction of fumarate to succinate during anaerobic respiration; FrdAB are the catalytic subcomplex consisting of a flavoprotein subunit and an iron-sulfur subunit, respectively; FrdC is the cytochrome b-556 subunit; the catalytic subunits are similar to succinate dehydrogenase SdhAB) — protein: MADRTLSFSIFRYSPNIPGDKPKMQDYELQEMPHMTLYMALNKIREEQDATLQFDFVCRAGICGSCGMMVNGKIKLACKTMTKDLKKKITLMPLPTFKLIGDLSVDTGTFFMEMNKKTESWVHTSKKFNPDIEERMDNDSASKIYEADRCIECGCCIAVCETVNIHPEFQGAATINRVARFILDQRDERSPQQYFEVIGNEEGTFGCVGLMACDDFCPQEIPLQLQLAFVRRKMLKAGLGFKNL
- a CDS encoding 23S rRNA (uracil-5-)-methyltransferase RumA is translated as MTKGIKSQFCECDNKRSFAIEEFVTKIEKLIYGGYGLGRVFDKAILVPKVIPEETVRVKVIQEKSGYYIGEAVEIIKPSKDRITPRCPYFYNCGGCDYQHIRYQAQLGFKEHILNETLKRVGGFKEFSVYPIIPSPEPFFYRLNAQLKISKTKEGIELGFFKKDSHKFIHINECIICRQEINGLINVFSQIDKDNLLNNLNYIEIIISNSTKKILLASSLNKINKSHMERLYSHIKEQEKNIDGFVINLKRKKVFSGKPYLFEEIEDTKYRVSSDSFFQVNYSLHDTLIKEIIKFVNPKKKDNIFDIYCGVGTFTIPISRKADSVFGIEESPSSINDAIFNKKSNKIKNCYFYNEKAEDGLLILENEGISCHTALINPPRAGCSEKMKKTLSSANPQKIIYLSCNPSTLARDISFFSKRGYKLSSVQPFDMFPQTYHIESLVKLEKNPL